One genomic window of Hydra vulgaris chromosome 03, alternate assembly HydraT2T_AEP includes the following:
- the LOC100203359 gene encoding protein KTI12 homolog translates to MPLVLICGFPCSGKTKIAHEIKEYMENEQKKKVIVVSENDLVAEKRNEIYSDFTKEKAIRSALKAKVEQLLTRDCVIILDGLNYIKGFRYELYCIVKSQKTLHAVVQSGYPKDLCRKWNASVSALNQYDENVFHELIQRFEEPDSRNRWDSPLFICSTEIKLQMSEIYNSLFDRVVPPPNQSTISQPKSSGSFMHTLDQTTQNIILEILDIQKTAFIGDSIKLKECDEKVVLMKKYTMSDLRRVKQQFINYTKMHPIEDVAKLRKMFILFINNSVN, encoded by the exons ATGCCTTTAGTCTTAATATGTGGATTTCCTTGCTctggaaaaacaaaaatagcgcatgaaataaaagaatacatggaaaatgaacaaaaaaagaaagtcaTTGTTGTAAGTGAAAATGATCTAGTTGCTGAAAAGAGAAATGAAATTTATTCAG attttacaaaagaaaaagcaATTCGATCTGCTctaaaggcaaaagttgagcaACTTTTGACTAGAGATTGTGTTATTATTTTAGATGgcctaaattatataaaaggtTTTCGATATGAACTTTATTGTATAGttaaatctcaaaaaacacTACATGCTGTTGTTCAGTCTGGATATCCTAAAGATTTATGCAGAAAGTGGAATGCAAGTGTTAGTGCATTGAATCAGTATGATGAAAATGTGTTTCATGAGTTGATTCAGCGCTTTGAAGAGCCAGACAGTCGTAACAGATGGGACTCACCTTTATTTATATGTTCAACAGAAATAAAGCTTCAGATGAGTGAAATATACAATTCACTGTTTGATCGTGTTGTTCCACCACCAAATCAATCAACAATATCACAACCAAAGAGTAGTGGAAGTTTTATGCATACTCTTGACCAGACTACTCAGAATATTATTCTAGAAATTTTAGACATTCAAAAAACAGCATTTATTGGTGATAGTATAAAACTTAAAGAATGtgatgaaaaagttgttttaatgaaaaaatatacaatgaGTGATTTAAGAAGagtaaaacaacagtttataaattatacaaaaatgcATCCTATAGAAGATGTtgcaaaacttagaaaaatgtttatactgtttataaacaatagtgttaactaa